From Cydia splendana chromosome 4, ilCydSple1.2, whole genome shotgun sequence, one genomic window encodes:
- the LOC134789679 gene encoding alpha-crystallin A chain-like: protein MFSPRLLAAFALVAAATALPTTDKPAFPRPVTTITEDDFDDSPWFSFPMFGNLFAPLWKLFPSFADIGPRVVTDENKFQIVVNVKDYKKEDLKVKTKGDFIFVQGSHEAKQDDHDVFASQFFHTYTLPSNSSATDVTAELSSDGYLTVNAPLSFVADRAKESGDREVPIIETGVPYPKEKSEREPTTTLAAVTTEDDRKEPTTPSDRDDATIKDNNIPLGNEIAP, encoded by the coding sequence ATGTTCTCTCCACGCTTATTAGCGGCCTTCGCGTTAGTAGCGGCAGCAACTGCCCTACCCACCACCGACAAACCCGCCTTCCCTCGACCGGTAACTACCATCACCGAGGATGACTTCGACGACTCCCCCTGGTTCAGTTTCCCCATGTTCGGAAATCTCTTCGCCCCTCTCTGGAAACTCTTCCCCAGTTTTGCCGATATCGGACCCAGGGTTGTCACTGACGAGAACAAATTCCAGATCGTCGTGAACGTTAAGGATTACAAGAAGGAAGACTTGAAGGTGAAGACGAAAGGTGACTTCATATTCGTCCAGGGATCGCATGAGGCCAAGCAGGACGACCATGATGTGTTTGCTAGCCAATTCTTCCACACTTACACTCTACCATCGAACTCCAGCGCGACTGATGTGACGGCTGAGCTCTCCAGTGATGGATACCTAACAGTCAACGCTCCGTTGAGCTTCGTCGCTGATCGTGCTAAGGAATCGGGAGATCGTGAGGTCCCAATAATCGAAACTGGAGTGCCCTACCCGAAGGAGAAGTCTGAGAGAGAACCAACGACGACACTGGCTGCCGTGACGACTGAAGATGACCGAAAAGAGCCGACGACGCCCTCCGACCGTGACGATGCCACTATTAAGGACAACAACATCCCTCTCGGTAACGAGATTGCGCCATAG